One segment of Thermococcus profundus DNA contains the following:
- the leuS gene encoding leucine--tRNA ligase: protein MAELNFKAIEEKWQKRWMEEKVFEPDRNAKPKEKKFYITVAFPYLSGHLHVGHARTYTIPDVIARFKRMQGYNVLFPMAWHITGAPIVGIAERIKNRDPKTIHIYRDVYKVPEDILWKFEDPKEIVKYFMKAAKETFIRAGFSVDWTREFHTTNLFPPFSKFIEWQFWTLKDMGLVVKGAHRVRWDPVVGTPLGDHDIMEGEDVQILEYVIIKFVLEENGEEIYLPAATLRPETVYGVTNMWLNPEVTYVKVKVKKGDREETWIVSKEAAYKLSFQDRDIEVIEKFKGERLIGKYVKNPVTGDEVIILPAEFVDPDNATGVVMSVPAHAPFDHVALEDLKKETEILLKYDIDPRVVEEISYISLIKLEGYGEFPAVEEAEKLGVESQKDVEKLEQATKNIYKAEYHKGVFKIEPYAGKPVQEAKELIAKELQEKGIAEIMYEFAEKPVISRFGNQAVIKIIHDQWFIDYGNPEWKEKAREALANMTIYPESRRAQFEAVIDWLDKKACARKVGLGTPLPWDPNWVIESLSDSTIYMAYYTISRHMNQLRKEGKLDPEKLDREFFDYIFREEFNKEKEKRLSEKTGIPAEVIHEMKEELEYWYPLDWRCSAKDLIPNHLTFFIFNHTAIFDRKHWPKGIAVNGFGTLEGTKMSKSKGNVLNFIDAIEENGADVVRLYIMGLAEHDSDFDWKRKEVGKLRRQVERFYELISEFATYDVKEGVELKDIDRWMLHRLNKAIDGATKALEEFRTRTAVQWAFYTVLNDLRWYMRRTEGRDDEAKRYVLRKLADVWVRLMAPFTPHISEELWEMLGGEGFVSLAPWPEPVPEWWNETVEAEEEFVKSLIEDIKEIINVAKIENPKRAYIYTAPEWKWKVVEVVAEKKDFKSAMSELMKDPEMRKHGKEVSKLIQRLIKERAFDVTRINEEKALREAKDFIEKELGIEIVINAEEDKGGKKKQAMPLKPAVFVE, encoded by the coding sequence ATGGCTGAGCTCAACTTCAAGGCGATTGAGGAGAAGTGGCAGAAGCGCTGGATGGAGGAAAAGGTTTTCGAGCCGGACAGAAACGCGAAGCCGAAGGAAAAGAAGTTCTACATAACGGTCGCGTTCCCGTACCTTTCGGGCCACCTCCACGTCGGCCACGCGAGGACCTACACGATACCGGACGTTATAGCGCGCTTCAAGAGGATGCAGGGCTACAACGTTCTCTTCCCGATGGCGTGGCACATCACGGGCGCGCCGATAGTCGGAATAGCCGAGAGGATAAAGAACCGCGACCCCAAGACCATCCACATCTACAGGGATGTTTACAAGGTCCCCGAGGACATCCTCTGGAAGTTCGAGGATCCGAAGGAGATAGTCAAGTACTTCATGAAGGCAGCGAAGGAGACCTTCATAAGGGCCGGCTTCTCCGTTGACTGGACGCGCGAGTTCCACACGACAAACCTCTTCCCGCCCTTCAGCAAGTTCATAGAGTGGCAGTTCTGGACGCTCAAGGATATGGGTCTTGTCGTCAAGGGAGCGCACAGGGTCAGATGGGATCCGGTCGTTGGCACTCCTCTTGGTGATCACGACATAATGGAGGGTGAAGATGTCCAGATACTCGAATACGTCATAATCAAGTTCGTTCTCGAGGAAAACGGCGAGGAAATCTATCTCCCGGCCGCCACCCTGAGGCCCGAAACTGTCTACGGCGTCACCAACATGTGGCTGAACCCTGAAGTCACATACGTGAAGGTCAAAGTCAAGAAGGGCGACAGAGAGGAGACCTGGATCGTCAGCAAGGAAGCCGCTTACAAGCTCTCCTTCCAGGACAGGGATATAGAGGTCATTGAGAAGTTCAAGGGTGAGAGGCTCATCGGAAAGTACGTCAAGAACCCGGTAACCGGCGACGAGGTCATAATCCTACCCGCGGAGTTCGTTGACCCTGACAACGCAACTGGAGTTGTTATGAGCGTTCCTGCCCACGCGCCCTTCGACCATGTAGCGCTTGAAGACTTAAAGAAGGAGACCGAGATTCTGCTCAAGTACGACATCGACCCGCGCGTGGTTGAGGAGATAAGCTACATCTCGCTGATAAAGCTGGAAGGCTACGGCGAGTTCCCAGCTGTCGAAGAGGCCGAGAAGCTCGGTGTTGAGAGCCAAAAGGATGTTGAGAAGCTCGAGCAGGCGACCAAGAACATCTACAAGGCCGAGTACCACAAGGGAGTTTTCAAGATTGAGCCCTATGCCGGCAAACCTGTCCAGGAGGCTAAGGAGCTGATAGCGAAGGAGCTCCAGGAGAAGGGCATCGCAGAGATAATGTACGAGTTCGCGGAAAAGCCGGTCATCTCAAGGTTCGGAAACCAGGCGGTCATCAAGATAATCCACGACCAGTGGTTCATAGACTACGGAAACCCAGAGTGGAAGGAGAAGGCGAGGGAAGCTTTAGCGAACATGACCATCTATCCAGAGAGCAGGAGGGCACAGTTTGAAGCCGTTATAGACTGGCTCGACAAGAAGGCCTGCGCCAGAAAGGTCGGCCTTGGAACGCCGCTCCCGTGGGATCCGAACTGGGTAATCGAGAGTCTGAGCGACTCGACCATCTACATGGCTTACTACACCATAAGCAGGCACATGAACCAGCTGAGGAAGGAGGGCAAGCTCGACCCAGAGAAGCTTGACAGGGAGTTCTTCGACTACATCTTCAGGGAGGAGTTCAACAAGGAGAAGGAGAAGAGGCTGAGCGAGAAGACCGGAATTCCTGCCGAGGTTATCCACGAGATGAAGGAGGAGCTCGAGTACTGGTACCCGCTCGACTGGCGCTGCTCCGCCAAAGACCTCATACCGAACCACCTGACGTTCTTCATCTTCAACCACACTGCCATCTTCGACAGGAAGCACTGGCCCAAGGGAATAGCGGTGAACGGCTTCGGAACGCTGGAAGGCACGAAGATGAGCAAGAGCAAGGGCAACGTCCTGAACTTCATTGATGCCATAGAGGAGAACGGAGCGGATGTTGTCAGGCTCTACATTATGGGACTGGCCGAGCACGACAGCGACTTCGACTGGAAGAGGAAGGAAGTCGGAAAGCTCCGCAGGCAGGTGGAGCGCTTCTACGAGCTGATAAGCGAGTTCGCAACCTACGATGTCAAGGAAGGCGTTGAGCTGAAGGACATAGACAGGTGGATGCTCCACCGTTTGAACAAGGCCATTGATGGAGCAACTAAGGCCCTTGAGGAGTTCAGGACGAGGACAGCAGTGCAGTGGGCATTCTATACAGTTCTCAACGATCTACGCTGGTACATGAGGAGAACCGAGGGGAGGGACGACGAGGCGAAGCGCTACGTCCTGAGAAAGCTCGCCGACGTCTGGGTCAGGCTGATGGCACCGTTCACGCCGCACATCAGCGAGGAGCTGTGGGAGATGCTCGGCGGGGAGGGCTTCGTGAGCCTCGCTCCCTGGCCCGAGCCGGTTCCTGAGTGGTGGAACGAAACCGTTGAGGCAGAGGAGGAGTTCGTCAAGTCCCTCATCGAGGACATCAAGGAGATCATAAACGTTGCAAAGATAGAGAACCCGAAGAGGGCATACATCTACACCGCTCCGGAGTGGAAGTGGAAGGTTGTTGAGGTTGTTGCTGAAAAGAAGGACTTCAAATCCGCTATGTCAGAGCTGATGAAGGATCCAGAGATGAGGAAGCACGGCAAGGAGGTAAGCAAGCTGATACAGAGACTCATCAAGGAGAGAGCCTTTGACGTCACGAGGATCAACGAGGAGAAGGCGCTGAGGGAGGCCAAGGACTTCATTGAGAAAGAACTTGGCATCGAGATAGTCATCAACGCCGAGGAGGACAAAGGAGGAAAGAAGAAGCAAGCCATGCCGCTGAAGCCTGCGGTGTTCGTGGAGTAA
- a CDS encoding M24 family metallopeptidase, translating to MRLEKFVSLLNERGFGGAIISPGTNLYYLTGLHLHETGERLTVLAVNADGEYQLLAPSLYENVVRNFPATFWRDGENPYHKLAWILGELELSSGRILIENTMRADWLINIIRLGNRNFEFYPLSSVIRELRMRKDEEEIEMMKHAAKVVDRVFEEILSWDLLGMRERDLALNIELRIRELSDGISFEPIVASGENAANPHHAPGDRRIREGDMVILDYGARWKGYCSDITRTIAVGKPDEKLIEIYNTVKEAQETAYRAVKVGKKAKEIDAAAREIIAKAGYGDYFTHRTGHGLGLDVHEEPFIGPDGEVVLEEGMTFTIEPGVYVPGLGGVRIEDDVAVVDGRGKRLTRADRGLVVL from the coding sequence ATGCGCCTTGAAAAGTTCGTTTCCCTGCTGAACGAAAGAGGGTTCGGTGGAGCCATCATAAGCCCAGGCACGAACCTCTACTACCTTACGGGCCTGCATCTCCACGAAACTGGAGAGAGGCTTACCGTTTTGGCGGTGAATGCCGACGGGGAATATCAGCTGCTCGCACCCAGCCTCTACGAGAACGTCGTGAGAAACTTTCCGGCTACGTTCTGGAGGGATGGGGAGAACCCCTACCACAAACTCGCGTGGATTCTCGGGGAACTTGAGCTTTCATCCGGCAGGATTCTCATCGAGAACACCATGCGCGCAGACTGGCTGATAAACATCATCCGGCTCGGAAACAGGAACTTCGAGTTCTATCCCCTCAGCAGTGTAATCCGAGAGCTCCGCATGAGGAAGGACGAAGAGGAAATTGAGATGATGAAGCACGCGGCGAAAGTAGTTGACCGCGTTTTTGAAGAGATCCTGAGCTGGGATCTTCTTGGAATGCGTGAGAGGGATCTTGCTCTAAATATCGAGCTCAGGATACGGGAGCTGAGTGACGGGATATCCTTTGAGCCGATAGTGGCCAGCGGGGAGAACGCCGCCAACCCGCACCACGCCCCGGGAGACAGGAGGATAAGGGAGGGGGACATGGTTATCCTTGACTACGGTGCAAGATGGAAGGGCTACTGTTCGGACATAACGCGGACGATAGCAGTTGGGAAACCCGATGAGAAACTGATTGAGATCTACAACACTGTCAAAGAAGCCCAGGAGACGGCCTACAGGGCAGTTAAGGTGGGGAAGAAGGCGAAGGAGATAGACGCCGCCGCAAGGGAGATCATCGCGAAGGCCGGCTACGGCGACTACTTCACCCACAGAACGGGCCACGGCCTCGGTCTGGATGTCCACGAAGAGCCTTTCATAGGACCCGACGGTGAGGTAGTCCTGGAAGAGGGCATGACCTTCACCATAGAGCCCGGGGTCTACGTTCCAGGCCTCGGTGGGGTCAGGATAGAGGACGACGTTGCGGTTGTGGATGGTAGAGGTAAAAGGCTGACGAGGGCGGACAGGGGGCTGGTTGTCCTCTGA
- a CDS encoding phosphatase PAP2 family protein, with amino-acid sequence MGVPLHSGDDSMNDRKRLVVEFLAVYLFWEVYSIVYPFLGRWSISWNGLLLELPGTSRDFVLSILLWTKSHPVLYTVMDAVYHFGFSGPMVVAFLYLLLRDPPECKILIKAYALSFLVLSIIFLTAHVNAPHHIYPDLPRKYSPPSWLARPQFVFPSPHCTIATVSFLALFMRREKSARFLSLFPFLVPPSTVLLAEHWIWDTVAGIVLGAGIWFLLTKSVKISGSIRWW; translated from the coding sequence GTGGGCGTCCCTTTACATTCAGGGGACGATTCAATGAACGACAGGAAGAGGCTCGTAGTGGAGTTTCTTGCGGTATATCTGTTCTGGGAGGTTTACAGCATCGTTTACCCCTTTTTGGGCCGCTGGAGCATCAGCTGGAACGGTCTGCTCCTTGAGCTCCCGGGAACTTCAAGGGATTTCGTTCTGTCCATTCTCCTGTGGACCAAGTCCCATCCCGTACTCTACACCGTTATGGACGCGGTCTATCACTTCGGGTTTAGCGGACCGATGGTTGTGGCGTTCCTCTATCTCCTCCTGAGGGATCCCCCTGAATGCAAGATCCTTATCAAAGCCTACGCCCTTTCCTTCCTTGTACTTTCAATAATATTCTTGACTGCCCACGTAAACGCTCCCCACCATATTTACCCTGACCTTCCGAGAAAGTATTCCCCTCCGAGCTGGCTAGCCAGGCCCCAGTTCGTTTTCCCTTCTCCCCACTGTACGATAGCGACTGTGAGCTTCCTCGCCCTCTTCATGAGACGGGAGAAAAGTGCAAGGTTCCTCTCGCTTTTTCCGTTCCTGGTGCCCCCTTCCACGGTTCTTCTGGCCGAGCACTGGATCTGGGATACGGTTGCGGGGATAGTCCTCGGTGCTGGGATTTGGTTTCTTCTGACAAAAAGCGTTAAAATCTCAGGGAGTATTCGGTGGTGGTGA
- a CDS encoding TMEM165/GDT1 family protein has product MNSLLYIFVAVFLAELGDKTQLATMAFATKYGWKTAFIGAILGLALVNFIGAYIGERLGDFIPVDLLHKGAGILFVAFGLLMLLGKL; this is encoded by the coding sequence ATGAATTCCCTTCTCTACATTTTTGTCGCAGTTTTTCTCGCGGAGCTTGGCGACAAGACCCAGCTGGCCACGATGGCATTTGCGACTAAATACGGATGGAAGACAGCATTCATCGGGGCAATACTTGGACTGGCGCTTGTGAACTTTATCGGGGCGTACATCGGTGAGAGGCTCGGAGACTTCATTCCCGTCGATCTCCTCCACAAGGGGGCGGGGATTCTGTTCGTGGCCTTCGGACTTCTCATGCTCCTCGGAAAACTGTGA
- a CDS encoding pyridoxal phosphate-dependent aminotransferase yields MRYKKRKYFMAGRINLIQRSKIRELFEKARKMENVISLGIGEPDFDTPEVIKDAAKRALDEGYTHYTPNAGIPEFREAIAEYYRDFYKVDVDPNSIIVTAGAYEATYLAFESLLEQGDDVIIPDPAFVCYVEDAKIAEAGILRIPLREENEFRIDPDELVEMVTKRTRMLVMNYPNNPTGATIDKRTAKAIADIAEDYNIYILSDEPYEHFLYEGAKHHPMIKYAPDNTILANSFSKTFAMTGWRLGFAIAPPQVIKDMIKLHAYIVGNVTSFIQIAGITALRDKRSWDALKVMRETYAERRKLVLKGLKAIPHIEAFRPKGAFYIWAKINPELDMSSEDFANWLLDNAGVVVIPGTAFGKQGEGWIRISYATKKEQLIEAMDRMEKALETL; encoded by the coding sequence ATGAGATACAAGAAAAGGAAGTACTTCATGGCCGGCAGGATAAACCTCATCCAGAGATCCAAGATCAGGGAGCTTTTTGAGAAGGCAAGGAAGATGGAAAACGTCATTTCCCTCGGCATAGGGGAGCCTGATTTTGACACCCCAGAGGTCATAAAGGACGCCGCCAAAAGGGCCCTTGATGAGGGTTACACCCACTACACCCCCAACGCGGGGATACCCGAGTTTAGGGAGGCCATAGCGGAGTACTACCGCGACTTCTACAAGGTGGACGTTGACCCGAACAGCATAATAGTCACGGCCGGCGCTTATGAGGCGACATACCTGGCATTTGAATCCCTTCTGGAGCAGGGCGACGATGTTATCATCCCCGATCCGGCTTTCGTCTGCTACGTAGAAGATGCAAAAATAGCGGAAGCTGGGATACTCCGCATACCTCTGAGGGAGGAGAACGAATTTCGTATCGACCCGGACGAACTCGTGGAGATGGTGACGAAGAGAACCAGGATGCTTGTGATGAACTACCCCAACAACCCGACCGGTGCAACCATAGACAAGCGAACGGCAAAGGCGATAGCGGATATAGCGGAGGACTACAACATATACATCCTCAGCGACGAGCCCTACGAGCACTTCTTGTACGAGGGGGCTAAACACCACCCGATGATAAAGTACGCCCCAGACAACACAATTCTCGCCAACAGCTTCTCAAAGACCTTTGCCATGACCGGCTGGAGGCTAGGATTCGCCATAGCCCCTCCCCAGGTTATTAAGGACATGATAAAGCTTCACGCCTACATCGTTGGCAATGTTACATCCTTCATCCAGATAGCCGGGATAACCGCCCTCCGCGACAAGAGGAGCTGGGACGCCCTCAAAGTAATGAGGGAGACCTATGCGGAGAGAAGAAAGCTAGTTTTGAAGGGACTTAAGGCCATTCCGCACATCGAGGCCTTCAGGCCCAAGGGAGCCTTCTACATCTGGGCCAAGATAAACCCAGAGCTTGACATGAGCAGCGAAGACTTCGCCAACTGGCTCCTTGATAACGCCGGAGTAGTTGTCATCCCCGGAACGGCCTTCGGAAAACAGGGCGAAGGCTGGATAAGGATCAGCTACGCCACAAAGAAGGAACAGCTGATTGAGGCAATGGACAGGATGGAGAAGGCCCTAGAAACGCTCTGA
- the cgi121 gene encoding KEOPS complex subunit Cgi121 has protein sequence MREVADGIVVEAVIVEDPEAVLPLLGGKVQLVRAKCYQEVVHAAILARRAFERKTNHAKTLGGELLLRLAGTLQISDAIKARGVGKGLNYLVVFGTGDEAEEVVKRLGLSSTLPIQCTEEEAKIYFEKSALVEVL, from the coding sequence ATGAGGGAGGTCGCGGATGGAATAGTCGTAGAGGCCGTCATCGTTGAAGATCCAGAGGCTGTTCTTCCGTTGCTCGGAGGGAAAGTTCAGCTGGTGAGGGCCAAGTGTTATCAAGAGGTCGTCCATGCGGCGATACTCGCCAGAAGGGCCTTCGAGAGAAAAACAAACCACGCAAAGACTCTAGGGGGGGAGCTCCTGCTCCGACTGGCGGGAACCCTCCAGATAAGCGACGCCATCAAAGCCCGCGGTGTCGGCAAGGGGCTCAACTACCTCGTCGTCTTCGGTACCGGAGACGAGGCGGAGGAGGTCGTAAAGAGGCTTGGTTTAAGTTCCACCCTCCCGATTCAATGCACAGAGGAAGAAGCGAAGATATATTTTGAAAAATCCGCCCTAGTCGAGGTTTTGTAG
- a CDS encoding ribbon-helix-helix domain-containing protein, whose protein sequence is MTKMRIISVQVPQSFINAMDQLVRRGIYPSRSEIIRTALREFLKREMNIELPEDEVPGYVIK, encoded by the coding sequence ATGACAAAGATGCGCATCATAAGCGTGCAGGTGCCGCAGAGTTTCATCAACGCTATGGATCAGCTCGTGAGGCGCGGTATCTATCCCAGCAGGAGCGAGATAATAAGGACCGCACTCAGAGAGTTCCTGAAAAGAGAGATGAACATAGAGCTTCCAGAGGACGAGGTTCCTGGGTATGTTATAAAATAA
- the ftsZ gene encoding cell division protein FtsZ, which translates to MVFKLLEQAGIKLDLDEGPKVEKREDFFDENLDDFIKISIVGVGGSGNNTITRLYELGVEGAELIAMNTDAQHLSRVKAHKKLLLGKEITHGKGSGGDPTVGYKAAEASAHEIAKTIGDVDLVFITAGMGNGTGTGAAPVVAKVIKEHARNSGRFREPLVVSVVTFPFKTEGTIRLEKARAGIKALLQYSDTVIIIENDKLLKLVPNLPISAAFRFADEIIARMVKGITETIKLPSMVNIDFADVYSVMKDGGAALIGIGESDSKNRAVEAVKAALENKMLDVKFGSGNKALVHFTVGPDVNLGEINEAMEIVYNNLGAKSEIKWGARVDEDMGKVVRAMVIMTGVESPHILGGETALTTEKDAVVVPKPTSFPFEGSKSRGSKDIYSIISGQDDRIKDRASDERKKRIEEIFANSGIEEL; encoded by the coding sequence ATGGTGTTTAAACTGCTGGAGCAGGCCGGGATAAAACTGGATCTGGACGAGGGACCGAAGGTCGAGAAGAGGGAGGATTTCTTTGATGAAAACCTCGACGACTTCATAAAGATATCAATAGTCGGCGTTGGTGGCTCTGGAAATAATACTATCACCAGGCTCTACGAGCTCGGTGTTGAGGGTGCCGAGTTAATAGCCATGAACACCGATGCCCAGCACCTTTCAAGGGTCAAGGCCCATAAGAAGCTCCTTCTCGGCAAGGAAATAACTCACGGAAAAGGATCTGGAGGAGATCCAACCGTTGGTTATAAGGCCGCCGAGGCGAGCGCCCACGAGATAGCCAAGACGATTGGGGACGTTGATCTGGTTTTCATAACCGCTGGTATGGGCAACGGTACCGGAACTGGAGCGGCTCCGGTGGTTGCGAAGGTCATCAAGGAGCACGCGAGGAACAGCGGCAGGTTTAGGGAGCCCCTAGTTGTCAGCGTTGTCACGTTCCCGTTCAAGACCGAGGGGACCATACGTCTCGAAAAGGCCCGCGCTGGAATAAAGGCCCTCCTTCAGTACTCTGACACCGTCATAATCATTGAGAACGACAAGCTCCTTAAGCTCGTGCCGAACCTCCCGATAAGCGCCGCCTTCCGCTTTGCCGACGAGATAATCGCCAGAATGGTTAAGGGAATAACCGAGACCATAAAGCTCCCCTCAATGGTTAACATAGACTTTGCCGATGTCTACAGCGTTATGAAGGACGGTGGAGCGGCTCTCATAGGAATTGGCGAGAGCGACTCCAAGAACAGGGCAGTTGAGGCGGTAAAGGCCGCCCTCGAGAACAAGATGCTCGACGTCAAGTTCGGAAGCGGAAACAAGGCTCTCGTTCACTTCACCGTCGGTCCAGACGTTAACCTCGGGGAGATAAACGAGGCCATGGAGATCGTCTACAACAACCTCGGGGCTAAGTCTGAGATCAAGTGGGGAGCCAGGGTCGACGAGGACATGGGCAAAGTCGTCCGCGCAATGGTCATAATGACCGGTGTCGAGAGTCCGCACATCCTCGGTGGTGAAACTGCGCTCACCACTGAGAAAGACGCGGTCGTCGTTCCAAAGCCGACTTCATTCCCATTTGAGGGTTCCAAGTCAAGGGGCTCCAAGGACATATACTCAATCATCTCGGGGCAGGATGACAGGATAAAAGACAGGGCAAGTGATGAGAGAAAGAAGAGGATTGAGGAGATCTTTGCTAACTCTGGCATCGAGGAGCTTTGA
- a CDS encoding ParA family protein, with amino-acid sequence MAVVISVANQKGGVGKTTLTMNLGYGLARAGRRVLLIDVDPQFNLTFGLIGMDVLKYEGNNVGTLMSRESDVEDAVVEVTENLHLIPSHLNLSAKEIEIINAYNRERRLVKAISPILPDYDYVLIDNPPSMGIFLVNSLTASDYVLIPLELSYFGVIGMQLMFNLMSMIREETNENLTLMGLVPNKFTRQTKVPQTRLRELKAAYPDAPILTTIPKAVALEKAQGEGVNIFEYEPDGRAARAFEKLTKEVISIAEGE; translated from the coding sequence ATGGCCGTTGTAATCAGTGTGGCCAACCAGAAGGGTGGCGTTGGAAAAACGACTCTGACCATGAACCTCGGCTACGGCCTTGCCAGGGCAGGCAGAAGGGTGCTTTTGATAGACGTTGATCCACAGTTCAACCTAACCTTCGGCCTCATAGGGATGGACGTTCTCAAGTACGAGGGCAACAACGTTGGAACCCTCATGAGCAGGGAGAGTGATGTTGAGGATGCCGTAGTAGAGGTCACCGAGAACCTTCATCTGATCCCGAGCCACCTCAACCTTTCTGCTAAGGAGATAGAGATCATCAACGCATACAACAGAGAGAGGAGGCTCGTAAAGGCCATCTCGCCGATCCTGCCGGACTACGATTACGTTCTCATAGACAACCCCCCGAGCATGGGCATCTTCCTTGTCAACTCCCTCACTGCCTCGGACTACGTCCTGATACCCTTGGAGCTCAGCTACTTCGGCGTCATTGGCATGCAGCTCATGTTCAACCTCATGTCAATGATAAGGGAGGAGACCAACGAGAACCTCACCCTCATGGGCCTCGTGCCCAACAAGTTCACAAGGCAGACGAAGGTTCCCCAGACCCGGCTCAGAGAGCTCAAAGCGGCTTACCCGGACGCACCGATACTCACGACGATACCAAAGGCGGTAGCCCTTGAGAAGGCCCAGGGGGAGGGCGTTAACATATTCGAATACGAGCCGGATGGAAGGGCCGCGCGGGCCTTTGAGAAGCTTACGAAAGAGGTGATTTCAATTGCCGAAGGAGAGTAA
- a CDS encoding CopG family transcriptional regulator has translation MPKESKIPKLFSGSVNDLTKPSKPKKEKDKEDLKTQKKQKTLYISLDINRKLIELYGDEGRRQSIIVEDAVNLYYYLKQALGEKKFEELMSAVRREDPDFLRDYMGRFRL, from the coding sequence TTGCCGAAGGAGAGTAAAATTCCCAAGCTGTTTTCCGGTTCCGTTAACGATCTGACCAAACCTTCAAAACCCAAAAAGGAAAAGGACAAGGAGGATTTAAAGACCCAGAAGAAGCAGAAGACCCTCTACATAAGCCTCGACATAAACCGGAAGCTCATCGAGCTCTACGGTGATGAAGGGAGGAGGCAGAGCATCATAGTTGAGGACGCCGTCAACCTCTACTACTACCTCAAACAGGCTCTCGGCGAGAAGAAGTTTGAGGAGCTTATGAGCGCAGTCAGGAGAGAAGACCCCGACTTCCTGAGGGACTACATGGGAAGGTTCCGCCTCTGA
- a CDS encoding adenylyltransferase/cytidyltransferase family protein: protein MEKPEGGKKKIRVLVGGVFDILHVGHVHFLKQAKELGDELVVIVAHDETVRRNKRRNPVNPAEDRAELLKAIKYVDEVYIGSPRAIDYDMVRRINPDIVAIGPDQTFDCRRLKEELRRHGINAEVIRIPYLYRSDRAKTSKILQRIVEEFCE from the coding sequence ATGGAGAAGCCGGAGGGAGGGAAAAAGAAGATCCGGGTTCTCGTGGGGGGAGTCTTCGACATCCTCCACGTGGGCCACGTCCACTTCTTGAAACAGGCAAAGGAGCTCGGGGACGAGCTGGTAGTTATAGTAGCCCACGACGAGACCGTCCGGAGGAACAAACGGAGAAACCCCGTGAACCCGGCGGAGGACAGGGCAGAGCTGTTGAAGGCCATAAAATACGTCGATGAGGTTTACATAGGTTCGCCCAGGGCGATAGACTACGATATGGTCAGGAGGATAAACCCAGACATAGTGGCCATCGGGCCGGATCAGACCTTCGACTGCAGGAGGTTAAAGGAGGAGCTGAGGAGGCATGGGATAAACGCGGAGGTCATAAGGATCCCCTACCTCTACCGGAGCGACCGGGCAAAGACTAGCAAAATCCTCCAGAGAATCGTTGAGGAGTTCTGTGAATGA
- a CDS encoding RNA-binding protein: MELKVKHPLSKKEVKEIIREMGEIFGEEIAKKMLDKKDRVEVAEFDKTTEILLVNGKPFFIRRKELLFPLVIALYELSNEEDLRKWPRRVVVDSGAVKFILNGADVMAAGITDADENIREGDFVFVVEEDYGRPLAIGIALMDGKTMKEKPKGKAVKNIHHAKDRIWELTVG, encoded by the coding sequence GTGGAGCTGAAGGTCAAGCACCCGCTCAGCAAGAAGGAAGTGAAGGAGATAATCCGCGAGATGGGCGAAATCTTTGGTGAGGAGATAGCGAAGAAGATGCTGGACAAAAAGGACAGGGTCGAGGTAGCGGAGTTCGACAAGACCACCGAGATCCTCCTCGTGAACGGCAAGCCCTTCTTCATAAGGAGGAAGGAACTCCTGTTCCCACTGGTAATAGCGCTCTACGAACTCTCCAACGAGGAAGACCTGAGGAAGTGGCCGAGGCGCGTCGTTGTCGATTCAGGTGCCGTCAAGTTTATACTAAACGGTGCGGACGTTATGGCCGCCGGAATAACCGACGCCGATGAGAACATCAGAGAAGGAGACTTCGTCTTTGTGGTAGAGGAAGACTACGGAAGGCCCCTCGCGATAGGGATAGCCCTCATGGACGGGAAGACGATGAAAGAGAAGCCCAAAGGAAAGGCCGTGAAGAACATCCACCACGCCAAGGATAGGATATGGGAGCTAACGGTGGGCTGA